Within the Marinobacter qingdaonensis genome, the region TGGGTCTGGGCGCTTCCTTACAAATGACAGAAGACGCTAGCACTGAATCCGTAAGGGCGTTTGAATCGTCTAAAGCCAACCAACAAGGAGAGTCCACGACTTTATGGATACTGCTGGCAATCAACGCTTTGATGTTTCTGATCGAGATGACGATGGGCCTAATCGCCCAGTCCGCTGGTCTGATTGCCGACTCGCTAGACATGCTTGCCGATGCCGCCGTTTACGGTCTCGCGTTATACGCAGTGGGGCATGGCACCAAAATGCAGGTTAGAGCGGCACACATTGCCGGAATCTTCCAGCTTATCCTTGCCGCCGGTGTATTGGTTGAAGTCATCAGGCGTTTTCTATTCGGCAGCGATCCTCAGTCGTCAATGATGATGGCAGTCGCCTCTGTTGCTCTCATTGCGAATATCAGCTGCCTTCTTCTGATCGCAAAACACCGTGGAGGCGGTGCGCACATGAAGGCGAGCTGGATATTTTCGGCCAACGACGTAGTCATAAACCTGGGAGTGATACTTGCAGGTCTACTTGTTGCTTGGACCGGTACCAACTACCCAGACCTGATTGTTGGCGGAATTGTTGGCGTCATCGTATTGATAGGTGCAAAACGCATACTGGCACTGAAAGGCTGAATCCTTCGCGGCCAAGTGGTCGTTTATCGGTTTTCGTTGACAACTCATTGGGGGTGAACATAAACGCACAGTTTATTGAAAGCGCCCTTTCTTGCGGAGTTTGAAGCGGCGCACATTGCGGAATGAACGGGCGATTTCCAAGCGGACCTCATTCATCTTGAGTGAGCCCACATTCTCAGCCAGCGATCTGCTCTGGCGCACTCTGCAAATCATCTAAGAACGCTCAGTTAAGGTTGGCGGACAAAGGACATTCGTGAAGTGCTGGGACAATTTATTCTAACCATCGCCGCGCTAGTCTTTTCCGGGTTGGTTTCGAGTGGGAAGACTGGTCGCGCCAACATCGGCGCATTTGCCCTAAAGCCGGTGCCGGAGGATTTCTTTGGGGCGCTTTCGGGGGCGGCGGAGAGGAGGCCTGACTTAAATGTTCGCTTTTGTTTACGAGCGAAAAGAAAGAATTTAGTTTCGGTGGCAGCGTTTGGCAGAAAAACCCATACGGGATTTACACCTCAACGGTTAAAGTGGGGGTATCGTTTTGGATCGCTGTGTAGAGGCCAAGTGAAGACGGAAAACTGAAAATATATGAGCAGTGGAGCGGTTTGTGCTGGTAAAGATGCTTCTAGTATTACTGGGTCTGTTGTCTGTCTCTGCGAACGCTGGCGTTTATCGTTGGGTCGATGATAAGGGCCGTACCCATTTCGGCGATCGCCCACCCGCTGAGTCGAACTCGGAGCCTGTCAAAGTCACCCCGCCCCCTCCCGATGCTGACAATCTGGCTAATGAGCGTCGTCAGCGAATGAACGAATTTTTGGATTCACAGCAGGATGAGAGGCAGTCCCGGCAGGCGGCCAAGGCTGAAGCGGACCAGCAGGCCGCGAAAGAGGCTGAGCTTTGCCGAAAGCTTCAGGCCCGACTCAAGCACATGGCCAGCGTTTCCACGTTCTACAACCTGAATGAACAGGGCGAGCGGGTGTACGTGAGTGAGGAAGAGAACGACCGAATTCGCGAGCGGTTCCGCACCAAGGTTCAGGAAACATGCGGCTGAGTGTGCTTCGCCTCCTAGTCGTGGGGGCGTTGTTCTGTTCAGCGCCCTGGCCGGCGGCGCAGGCAGCAATGCCGGGTTGGTCGTTCCTTTTGGATGGCTCAGTCGCCCAGCTCGGTGAGCGGCCCCGAGCGTTGGTTGCGGATATGGACCCGGGGCCACTGAAAGATCAATTACAAGCCTGTGAGGGGAGGCCGATGCATTGGGCCGAGTTCTCGATCGGCCACCGGGGCGCTCCGCTGCGCTTTCCAGAGCACACGCTGGAATCCTACACGGCGGCGGCCCGAATGGGTGCGGGCATCGTGGAGTGCGACGTCACTTTCACCAAGGATCGGGAACTGGTGTGCCGCCATGCCCAGGACGATCTGCACACCACCACCAACGTCGTCACCATCCCCGAATTGAACGCCAAATGCACTCAGCCCTTTGTGCCGGCCGTCCCCAGCGAAGGCAAACCGGCCCAGGCCGAATGTCGGACCAGTGACTTTACCCTGGCGGAGTTGAAATCACTCCAAGGCAAGACCGACGACGTCAACCCGATGGCGACGACGCCCGAGGCCTATATCAATGCCGGCCCACGGCCGTTGGCCCGGGGTACTTTGTTGAGCCACCGCGAGAGCATCCGACTGTTGAAGGCGCTGGGTGTGGGCTTTGCACCGGAACTGAAAACCCCGGTGGTGGCCATGCCTTACGAGGGGGACTACACCCAGGAGGATTTTGCCCGACAGATGATCGCCGAGTACCGGGCCGAGGGCGTGCCGCCAGAAGCTGTGTGGCCGCAATCGTTTCGGCTGGCGGATATCCTTTTCTGGCTCGATCAGGCCAATGAGTTTGGCCAGCGGGCGGCCTTGCTGGATATGGACAAGCCCACGCCGCTGAACACCTCGCTGATCGCCATGGCCAAGCTGAAAGCCCTGGGAGTGAACGCCGTGGCTGCGCCTTTGTGGAAATTGCTGGCCCTGGACGACCAGGGGCACATCGTGCCGTCGCGCTACGCCAGAAATGCTCGCATGGCCGGCCTGGCGCTGCTTGCCTGGACGGTGGAGCGTAGTGGCTCTCTGGCGGGCGGAGGCGGCTGGTATTACCAAAGCGTGGCCCAAGCCATTAATAATGATGGCGATATGTTCGCGGTGATTGATGCGCTGGCACGGGAAGTTGGGGTTGTTGGCATCTTCTCGGATTGGCCCGCCACCACCACGTTTTACGCGAATTGCACGGGGCGGGCAGGCCCCTCGCGGCGGCCCTTTCTGAACATCGAATGACAAAACTGTAGTCCGGTTTTAACCCACAACAGGCGGGAATCCGGTTAGGGTGAGTTCACGTGATCGCAACGTAGGTTGATGATTGCAAAAGAGAAAGGACATCTGAACTCACTAGGAGGAATGCCTTATGAATTCCACAACCCGTTTTGCCTGTGCCACTGTTCTGATGGCGACTGCAGCTGCCGCCCCCGCAGCCTGGGCACAGAGTGGTGTTGAGCGTGAACAGAGTGGCCCTTACATCAGCGGTAGCTACGGTGGCTACAAATCGCATGGTGGTGAATTCGAGGACGAGAATGACATGCTGGCCGCGGCCCTGGGTTACCAATTTAACCCGTTCTTCGCCCTGGAAGCGGAGTACATCGACTTCGGCAATTTCGGTGAAGACGATGTGGAAGGCAAGCTGAAGGGTGTTGGTCTGAGTGCCGTGGGCCGGATTCCGCTCACCGACAGCTTCGGTGTTTACGGCAAAGCGGGTGCGTTCGCCTCGGCGTTTGATGTGGACGCCTTCGATGAAGACGAAACCTACGACGAGGTGAGCCCATTTGTTGGCGCCGGTGTCGATTTCCGGGTGACCCAGCAGCTGACGGCATTCGCTGAGTATAATCACTACAACGTCGATATCGACGAAGACGACTTCAATGGCCAGGTAACCAACGACGGTCCCGAATTTGATACCGGTCGGGTCGGCCTGAAGTACCAGTTTTAAGTTCAGTTGTAACAAGACGCGGCCTTTGGCCGCGTCTTGCTCTCCCTCCAGCCCCTTCTAGAAAATCTCGCCTAGATCAGTTCTGATCACCTTAATGTCTTAGGCCCCGTGCGACTGAGACGTATCAGAATTAATTGGTAGTGCACCAATAAAATAGCCGGTTATGTCTGGGATCTGGTGTCATCGATGTGAACTGTGATACCAAGCTCTTAGACATAGCGAATATCCGCAGCACTTCAGATCGTTGACGTTCTTTGCTCGGGCAGAGCGCTAGGGACTTCTCAAGAACCCGGCAAACGATCAAATGGACTAATTGTTCCAGCTCGTCGATCGCCAATAATGTGGGTGAAGATTTCAGTCGTCCGAATATCGCTGTGTGGGGCGTTATGTTTTTGATACCTGATACGTTACGGGGTACACTCAGGGAATGATTCGAAGCTTCAAACACAAGGGCTTGGCAAGATTCTTCAAGTCCGGCAGCACAGCAGGGATTCAGGCCGCTCATGAAAAGAGGCTTCGGCTAATTCTAGGCAGACTAAATGCAGCGTCAGATGCCAAAGATATGGACTTACCTGGCCTGCGGTTGCACGAACTCTCAGGTAATCGCGTTGGAATCTGGTCAGTGACGGTCAGCGGTAACTGGCGGGTGACGTTCCGGTTCGTGGATGGAGATGCTGAGATAGTGAATTACGAAGATTACCACTGAGGTGACCCCAATGTTGATGCATAATCCCCCTCATCCCGGCGAAATACTCAGAGAGCTTTGCCTTGAGCCTTTGGGCCTCTCTGTTACAGCGGCTGCAGAGGCTCTGGGCGTTAGTCGAAAAACTCTGAGCGCTGTGCTGAACGGCAAGGCTGGCATTAGCCCTGAAATGGCTATCCGGCTTTCTATCGCTTTTGAAACCTCGGCAGAAAGCTGGCTGAATCAGCAGTCCCAGTATGAGCTCTGGCATGCGGAGCAACATCGCAAAGAGCTCAATGTTAAGAAGCTTGTTGCTGCCTGAAGCAGCACATAACCAAGCCAGTCATGGCATCGCCGTGCGCATGCCGGCTAGCGTTATCGCACCATCTACATGTCTGCTCTGCGACCGCAGTGTCAACAGAGATTAGGGAGCATTTGCTCACCGAAGTAAGCATAAAGCGACCAAAACAGCCAAGTGTTGGTTCGACAACAGGAAGTCAGAACGCGGCACGCCGCCACGTCCTGACTGACTTTTTTACTGCACGTTTTCCTGCTCACCAAACCGATCGGCGAACAGCGCGGAGGACAGGTAGCGTTCCGCCGAATCCGGCAGTACCACCACGATATTCTTGCCCTTGTGCTCGGGCTGTTTGCTGACCCGCACCGCGGCCACCACGGCGGCACCGCAGGAAATCCCGCACAGAATGCCTTCTTCCAGCATCAGCCGGTGGGCCATGGCCATGGCGTCTTCGTTGGAGACCGTCTCCACTTGGTCCACCAACTCCAGGTCCAGGTTCTTGGGCACGAAGCCGGCGCCAATGCCCTGGATTTTATGGGGCGCAGGCTTCGGGTCTTCGCCGTTCAGGGTCTGGGTGATGATGGGGGAGTCGGTGGGTTCGACGGCCACCGAGGTGATTTTCTTGCCCCGGGTTTCCTTGATGTAGCGAGACACCCCGGTCAGGGTGCCGCCCGTACCCACGCCCGCCACGAAGATGTCGATCTCGCCGCTGGTGTCGTGCCAGATTTCCGGGCCGGTGGTGTCTTCGTGAATGCGCGGATTGGCCGGATTCTGGAACTGCTGGGGCAGGAAGCAATTGTCCGGGTCGGCGGCAAAAATCTCTTCCGCCTTGGCGATGGCGCCGGGCATGCCCTTGGCCGGTTCCGTGAGAACCAGTTCGGCCCCCAGGGCCTTCAGGACCTTGCGGCGCTCCAGGCTCATGGAGGAGGGCATGGTCAGGATCAGTTTGTAACCACGGGCCGCTGCCACGAACGCCAGGGCGATGCCGGTGTTGCCGCTGGTCGGTTCGATGATGGTCATGCCGGGCTTCAGGGAGCCGCGCTTTTCGGCGTCCCAGATCATGGCGGCGCCGATGCGGCATTTCACCGAGTACGCGGGGTTACGGCCTTCAATCTTGGCCCAGATGGTGGCTCCGTCGGACACCCGGTTCAGTTGAACCAGTGGGGTGTTGCCGATGGAGAGAGAGTTGTCTTCGTAGATTCGTGCCATGGTGCGCTCCTTGTCGTTTTGGGCAGTCTAGCACCACTCAGTCTTTTATGGCGCGAACCTCCAGCCGGTTCCGGCCATTTTGCTTGGCGGCGTAGAGGGCCTGGTCGGCCAGCCGCAGGAATTGGGCCGGGGAGTCGTTGGGGTCGGGCACGCCGGTGGCCAGGCCAATGCTGATGGTCAGGCTGATCTCCTGGCCGGCAAACACGGTGGAGCAGTCGGCGATGGCGTTGCGGAAGCGGTCCAGCCGATCAATGATTTCCTTGCGGTTCTGATAGGTGGTGAACACCACAAACTCCTCGCCGCC harbors:
- a CDS encoding cation transporter, with the protein product MKKPCNGQCDSKAPVVDDEFHGPGDVKIPTRLSTYKVPRMDCPSEERMIRIALNDYEHIHSLSFDLSGRTLEILHHGRAEPITSKLETLGLGASLQMTEDASTESVRAFESSKANQQGESTTLWILLAINALMFLIEMTMGLIAQSAGLIADSLDMLADAAVYGLALYAVGHGTKMQVRAAHIAGIFQLILAAGVLVEVIRRFLFGSDPQSSMMMAVASVALIANISCLLLIAKHRGGGAHMKASWIFSANDVVINLGVILAGLLVAWTGTNYPDLIVGGIVGVIVLIGAKRILALKG
- a CDS encoding glycerophosphodiester phosphodiesterase family protein is translated as MHWAEFSIGHRGAPLRFPEHTLESYTAAARMGAGIVECDVTFTKDRELVCRHAQDDLHTTTNVVTIPELNAKCTQPFVPAVPSEGKPAQAECRTSDFTLAELKSLQGKTDDVNPMATTPEAYINAGPRPLARGTLLSHRESIRLLKALGVGFAPELKTPVVAMPYEGDYTQEDFARQMIAEYRAEGVPPEAVWPQSFRLADILFWLDQANEFGQRAALLDMDKPTPLNTSLIAMAKLKALGVNAVAAPLWKLLALDDQGHIVPSRYARNARMAGLALLAWTVERSGSLAGGGGWYYQSVAQAINNDGDMFAVIDALAREVGVVGIFSDWPATTTFYANCTGRAGPSRRPFLNIE
- a CDS encoding porin family protein, with protein sequence MNSTTRFACATVLMATAAAAPAAWAQSGVEREQSGPYISGSYGGYKSHGGEFEDENDMLAAALGYQFNPFFALEAEYIDFGNFGEDDVEGKLKGVGLSAVGRIPLTDSFGVYGKAGAFASAFDVDAFDEDETYDEVSPFVGAGVDFRVTQQLTAFAEYNHYNVDIDEDDFNGQVTNDGPEFDTGRVGLKYQF
- a CDS encoding type II toxin-antitoxin system RelE/ParE family toxin, which gives rise to MIRSFKHKGLARFFKSGSTAGIQAAHEKRLRLILGRLNAASDAKDMDLPGLRLHELSGNRVGIWSVTVSGNWRVTFRFVDGDAEIVNYEDYH
- a CDS encoding HigA family addiction module antitoxin; this encodes MLMHNPPHPGEILRELCLEPLGLSVTAAAEALGVSRKTLSAVLNGKAGISPEMAIRLSIAFETSAESWLNQQSQYELWHAEQHRKELNVKKLVAA
- the cysK gene encoding cysteine synthase A, which gives rise to MARIYEDNSLSIGNTPLVQLNRVSDGATIWAKIEGRNPAYSVKCRIGAAMIWDAEKRGSLKPGMTIIEPTSGNTGIALAFVAAARGYKLILTMPSSMSLERRKVLKALGAELVLTEPAKGMPGAIAKAEEIFAADPDNCFLPQQFQNPANPRIHEDTTGPEIWHDTSGEIDIFVAGVGTGGTLTGVSRYIKETRGKKITSVAVEPTDSPIITQTLNGEDPKPAPHKIQGIGAGFVPKNLDLELVDQVETVSNEDAMAMAHRLMLEEGILCGISCGAAVVAAVRVSKQPEHKGKNIVVVLPDSAERYLSSALFADRFGEQENVQ